From a single Miscanthus floridulus cultivar M001 chromosome 8, ASM1932011v1, whole genome shotgun sequence genomic region:
- the LOC136471788 gene encoding protein GLUTAMINE DUMPER 2-like → MRPAPTSVSRPTSTSSTTSPAAPPPPAAAAVAASPWHSPVPYLFGGLAAMLGLITLALLILACSYWKLNNYLGTGRDATTSGPGATDGDDDGSKSPAAASPATFADLVAVVMAGEKMPTFLAAPIVRQAHGNSPAATATGEGSLEMEEEEQESRGKAGEGESGVVADAERGRQLDQV, encoded by the coding sequence ATGAGGCCGGCACCAACAAGTGTTTCCAGGCCCACATCGACGTCGTCGACGACTTCGCCGGCAGCGCCACCACCGCCAGCGGCCGCGGCAGTGGCAGCCTCGCCGTGGCACTCGCCGGTGCCGTACCTGTTCGGTGGGCTGGCCGCCATGCTGGGCCTCATCACGCTGGCGCTCCTCATCCTTGCCTGCTCCTACTGGAAGCTCAACAACTACCTCGGCACCGGCCGCGACGCCACCACCTCCGGACCCGGAGCCACGgatggcgacgacgacggctCCAAGTCGCCGGCCGCGGCCTCTCCCGCGACGTTCGCCGACCTCGTCGCCGTCGTCATGGCCGGGGAGAAGATGCCCACGTTCTTGGCCGCGCCGATCGTCCGCCAAGCGCACGGTAACAGCCCCGCCGCCACAGCCACCGGAGAAGGGTCGctggagatggaggaggaggagcaggagagcCGCGGCAAGGCAGGGGAGGGGGAGAGCGGTGTGGTCGCTGACGCCGAACGGGGACGGCAGCTAGATCAGGTGTGA